One genomic window of Pempheris klunzingeri isolate RE-2024b chromosome 12, fPemKlu1.hap1, whole genome shotgun sequence includes the following:
- the pdxkb gene encoding pyridoxal (pyridoxine, vitamin B6) kinase b: MECRVLSIQSHVVRGYVGNKSASFPLQVLGFEVDSINSVQFSNHTGYSHWKGQVLTADELHVLYEGIKLNNVHQYDYVLTGYTRDTSFLEMVVDIVQELKRANPNLVYVCDPVLGDHGSMYVPQNLYPVYKNKVVPVADIITPNQFEAELLTGKNISTEKDAVEVMDLLHAMGPDTVVITSSDLPSRLGDRFLVSLGSQRHVRPDGSRTTQRVRIEVPKVDAVFVGTGDLFAAMLLAWTHHYPNDLKTACEKTFSVMHHVIQRTISYAHELAGPGRRPSPPQLELRMVQSKADIEDPAIVTEATVIS; encoded by the exons GTTTTGGGGTTTGAGGTGGACTCCATCAACTCTGTCCAGTTCTCCAACCATACAG gTTATTCTCATTGGAAGGGCCAGGTGCTGACAGCAGATGAGCTCCATGTCCTTTATGAAGGGATCAAACTGAACAATGTACACCAGTATGACTATGTTTTAACAG GGTATACCAGAGATACATCCTTCTTGGAGATGGTAGTGGACATTGTTCAGGAGCTAAAGAGAGCCAACCCCAACCTGGTGTATG tatgtGACCCCGTCCTCGGCGACCATGGATCTATG TACGTTCCTCAGAACCTTTATCCGGTCTATAAGAACAAGGTGGTTCCTGTTGCTGACATTATCACTCCGAACCAGTTTGAGGCTGA aTTATTGACAGGGAAAAACATCAGCACAGAGAAAGACGCTGTAGAG GTTATGGACCTTCTCCACGCTATGGGCCCAGACACAGTGGTCATCACCTCCTCTGATCTGCCCTCCAGACTTGGAGACCGCTTCCTCGTGTCGTTGGGCAGCCAGCGCCACG TTCGTCCAGACGGCAGCAGGACGACACAGAGAGTTCGAATAGAAGTTCCGAAAGTGGACGCCGTCTTTGTAGGAACCGGAGATTTGTTTGCTGCTATGCTGCTAGCGTGGACACACCACTACCCTAATGACCTAAAG ACGGCCTGTGAGAAGACTTTTTCGGTGATGCACCACGTTATCCAGAGGACCATTTCGTATGCTCACG aGCTAGCAGGTCCCGGTCGGAGACCCAGTCCGCCCCAGCTGGAGCTGAGGATGGTTCAAAGTAAAGCTGACATAGAAGACCCTGCTATAGTTACGGAGGCCACAGTCATATCCTAA
- the plekha3 gene encoding pleckstrin homology domain-containing family A member 3, whose product MEGILYKWTNYMTGWQPRWFVLENGVISYYDSEDDVGKGSKGSIKMSVCDIKVHPTDPTRLELIIPGEQHFYVRAVNAAERQRWLVALGSSKAGTLDSHKHKGPDCLKTKMSELRLYCDLLVQQVQTIQSQHTADTEAPPTSEASLLSATCATFIRTLEECMTLANQSLTPDLRPPERMKRSISHPGTYSFDRSGVLKEYLSGGQRSTQRRNRTCSDSSVYDTERVLPGLNGDSSSIPEERGGSVSPKTTPTDTDTDLSI is encoded by the exons ATGGAGGGGATTCTGTACAAATGGACGAATTACATGACAG GCTGGCAGCCACGCTGGTTCGTCTTAGAGAACGGAGTCATCTCTTATTATGACAGCGAGGACGACGTCGGTAAAGGAAGCAAAGGATCCATCAAGATGTCCGTGTGTGACATTAAAG ttcATCCGACAGATCCAACGCGTCTGGAGTTGATAATCCCCGGCGAGCAGCATTTCTACGTCCGAGCTGTGaatgctgcagagagacagaggtggcTGGTGGCTTTAGGCTCATCCAAAGCTGGAACACTGgacagtcacaaacacaaag GTCCTGACTGCCTCAAGACGAAGATGTCTGAACTTCGTCTGTACTGCGACCTCCTGGTGCAGCAGGTCCAAACGATCCAATCACAgcacactgcagacacagaggcCCCGCCCACCTCTGAG gcGTCTCTCCTCAGTGCAACCTGTGCCACTTTCATCAGGACTTTGGAGGAGTGTATGACCCTGGCTAACCAGAGTTTGACCCCTGATCTTCGGCCTCCTGAACGG ATGAAGAGGTCAATCAGCCACCCGGGAACATACAGCTTTGACAG GTCAGGTGTGCTGAAGGAGTACCTGagtggaggtcaaaggtcaactcaGCGCAGGAACCGGACGTGCTCTGACAGCTCCGTCTATGATACTGAAC gtgTGCTGCCCGGTCTCAACGGCGACTCGTCCTCCATTCctgaagagagaggaggcagcgTGAGCCCAAAGACCACGCCcactgacacagacactgacCTGTCCATCTGA